Genomic segment of Panicum virgatum strain AP13 chromosome 2K, P.virgatum_v5, whole genome shotgun sequence:
tgaccagcccgtgggccccaccgaccTAAGCTTGCCACGTGGAGACAGATCATTGGATGCTTAAGTCGGTTTGGAGAGGATCAGCTGCAGAACACACTCCCcttggctccctcctataaatacaaaggggggtAAAGGAATGAAACACAACACACAACTCAACTCAACTCACCTCTCTTCCCTTGGAGTTTGaagccttcatcctagatgcttagatagtctaggaggtgtagaagaataGGAGgcgagtgaggaggagtcgggggaagtgccggacTTGTCGGCACTCATCTCCTCTTATACCTCGACGAATGCTtattattcggttgtaagtgttcgagactttcttatttagaattagagtttcgattgcaagttatcatatctgccttatataagttgagtgtatgcttagagagtagcatttgatcttagcttaagacctcgaatagaaaaggcaagtcttggccagggctaaggttagtagggaatagcgtagacgtggtgtctagggtggactataccactcagttgtctgatagtcccacagtttgtagagatagccgataggtggtgacagccctgttcgagccctagtaatcctccatgttcggatattggatagagcattattattggagctatcgACTTCTATAAGCATgtcgaaaccagtagctcgaagtataacggcaatgtgatctcttcttttgaacatagattctagatcttagaaagtcctctctcttctatctctcctacaccggcgtgtgtgtccttggatgagcctgaacccatagatagtgcactcacgttccccagtggatacgatactctggaatactcttgggtaaAAGTTACAtcggtatccgtgcacttgcggattttattcgtgatgttacaaagtaccaacagaCAAGGAGATCCCTTGCCTCCTCTTCTTTTTGTACTTGCTGCAGATTTACTTCAAAGTCTTCTCAATAAAGCTAGGCAACAAGGAGTTGCCCATCCCTGTTCAGCATACTCTTGGCTTTCCAATTCTGCAATATGCTGATGATACCCTGATCATCATGGAGGGGTGCCCagttcaacttttctttctgaaAAGCTTGCTCAATTATTTTGCTACTTCCACTGGACTCAAAGTAAATTATGCTAAATCTATGATGGTCCCCATAAATATTCAACAAGATAGATTACAGTTGTTGGCAACCACTTTCGGTTGTTCCATTGATGACTTCCCATTCACCTATCTGGGAATTCCTCTTAGTCTGTCAAAGCCATGTGGTGAGGACTTTTAGCCAATTGTATCAagatatgaaaaaaaaaggctTTTATCCACCTCAATCTACCTCTCTCAGGCTGGGAGATTGCAGTTGACAAACTCCATCTTTACTGCACTTCCAATGTTTGCAATGTGCACTCTGTTCCTCCACAAAACGATGATCAAACAAATTGACAAATATAGAAAACATTGCTTGTGGAGAGGTGCTGATATCAATGAAAAAAAGACCTCCAAAAGCAGCTTGGGAGATGGTATGCCTGCCAAAAGATGAGGGAGGTTTAGGAGTGATTAGACTTTAGATTCAAAATGAAGCCCTTCTTCTCAAGTTCAtacacaaattttacaacaaagCAGATATTCCTTGGGTTCACCTTGTTTGGGAGAAGCATTACTCTAATGGTAAACTGCCAGGACAAGTCAAAAAGGGATCCTTTTGGTGGAGGGATATTGTCAAACTCCTAAACAACTTCAAAGGTCTAGCTGCTGTGACCACTTTTGATGGAAGTACTTGTTCCTTATGGGATGATATTTGGGCTGGTATAGTGCCTAAGCATGCTTTCCCTAAATTattctcttttgcaaaactgaaacaTGTTTCACTTTGAAAAGCGGCTGATGTTTCCTCCCTGGATGTCCTATTCCGCCTGCCCCTCTATGAATTGGCTTTTCAACAATTAATTCAGATAGTTCAAGACCTTGAAGATGCTGTCTTTAGTGAAGAACATGACGTTTGGTCCTTTATTTGGGGTTCCTTACAGTTTTCATCCTTAAGAATCTATCATCACTTGATTGGAAGTCAAAATGAGAATGtgatatttaaaaaaatctgGAAAACAAGATGTCAGCACAAACATATTGTCTTCTTCTTGTTACTTTGAAGGGACAGACTAAGCATTAGGAGTTTGTTAAGAAGAAAAGGGATGGACCTCCCCTCCTAATTGTGTGTTGTGCTCCTCTCATGCTGAAGAATCTCAATTTCACCTTTTCTTGGACTGTCACTTTGCCCAAAGGTGCTGGGAGATTTTGGATTTGCAAATCAATAATGATGATCCCTTTCAGATTATTGAGGATTTCAGTAATCAGTTAAGGGTCCCTTTCGCCTTggatattatcatcatcatgtctTGGTGTATTTGGATGGCCAGAAACGATATGATCTTCAAAGGCATTATAGCGTCCTTAAGTTTGGTCAAGATCAGATTAAAATCTAAATTTGCTCTAGTTGTTCTCAGAGCAAAACAGTCTTCGCAGTCGGCTATGACCTCATGGATAGAAGCCcgattgtaatttttttttattttctttgtctctttctttgtttcttgaGCTCTTTTCTTTTGCTCTCTACACTCTGTGTAGACTTTGTACTCTTGCTCGCTTTAtttctaatatatatatatatatatatatatatatatatatatatatatagtaggggCATTATATCCAATCTTACACGATCTAATAATGGATAGCAGCAGAGATTTACATAAGAGATCAAATAAGTTGTTACAATACAAATCCCTTGCATTATATTCCAACAGAAACTAGAGATCAAATTTGCAGTTTCGGAGACCATATATAGGTCCACATATCTCCTACTTTTCCTTACTGGAGGAAATAACAAAGCAGATAGCTGAAGAACATGTGTCTCATAAGATTCTGAACTAATGTACATGGATGTACAATAAAGTTGAACACAGACGACTCGCTAGCTTGTACAATGGCTCATCAATTATCAAGCCATCTGTGACGACCACCGCCAGTTTTTACATGCCTCGTTTCATCGATTCAATAGCTTCCATGCCTCGTTTCATCGATTCAATAGCTTCCGTGGATCTTCAGAATTGCGGGCAAGCCAAAGATTATTATGTAGATCCAAAATCTCGTGCACATTATTCGAAGGATCGGTGTTACTTGAGACCTTGCAGCCAAAATGCCGAATCTAACGCGGAACGTGTTTGCCTGAACAAGGTAGTGCCAAATGTCCATATTTTCGCTCCCGCAAAGCAAAGAACCAAAACTGATGACCCACACAGCTATTGCAACCCTAAGAGCGACTGGGGCTAGCACGACGTACATACCCATCGAGAAGGCGGCGACCAAGCTTCTAATGGATGCATGCTGCAACATTCTCGATAACAGGTAGTACTTGCGGCGGACCGATACTTCCCTGGAAGGCACCCCGGAGTAGAGCAGACTGGCAGAGGAGAGCAACGAGAGGATGAACGCAAGGGTGTTAGAAATGATGAATGCGTCAAAAGCGTAGCTCCCGTAGAGTGTTGGAGTGCCTCCATTGACGTGGTCATCGGCTCTATAACCACCAGGGAGAGTGAAGGCCGCTGCGAAcgtcacggttgccacaagtaCAGACGAGAGGCCCACAACTTCCGTTGCCTTTGTAATGTACTCATAATCTTTGGTTTCATCCCTCTCCTTTTTATATTTATCATAGAAATGGTCCGGGCGACTGAAGCCAACTGCTGATCTTGCGTGCAGTAATGATTGATGTATCATGAAGCGTGGATTCTGCAAGATTAAGATAATTATTAAAAATGTCAACAACATACGGTTTGAGTAATACGTAACTGGACTAATTCCATGTTCCAGTAGTAGTACAACACCTTTCTATTGTACCATCGTTGAGGAATGTTAATCCATGAAAGATCACGTGGTGTCAGCCCATCTTTGTTCAACAAATCCAAGCGCACGTTCCTGTTTCGGAATAGAATGTTGAAAATCGAGAGAACTCCAACCTGGACAGCAAGGTGCAGCGCGGTGTCCCCTTGTTTGTCCTGCTCATTCAAAATGGACGAAAATTCTGCCCCTGTCGATGCGAACTTAACAATATCAAACCTCTTGTCCTCGACAGCAACGTGAAGGAAAGTCCTTCCCCTTTTATCACGCAAAGTGGCACATTCTGGGAACCGTCCGAGCAAGATCTGAACAGCCTTAAGCCTCCCGTTACAAGCGGCGACATGTATGGGGTATGATCCTTCATTGTCAGGCTGGTATACCATAAATTCGTTAGCATCAAGCAATTGTGTGGTCGGACTTGTTGGTTTCGGCCAAAACTGTTCGGACAATCTTGAGAAGCAACTACTCCAAGTTTCCAGCGACGCAGCGATGTGAAGAGGAGTGCTCCCATTTTTATCCCGTTGGCTAGTGAGGTGGAGCAGAAGAGACTCTGTGTGTGTTTGGCCCCCTTCTTGTATATCCACCTTCACATCCTTGCACTTCTGTATTAGTGTTGGTAGCGCTGCATGAGGTAAGGGCAAATCGTCAGTCTAATGTAGCCACCAGATGTTTTGTATAGTCAAATTAGTACACAAAAATCGTTTAGATAGGTTGTGAGCGTTCCGCACACAACACCTCAACCCTCTTCCACATAGCGTCTACGAAAGTAAGCAACATACTTGCGTATGTGGGCACATACACACTCTGCATGAAGGCTGAGCTATAAATGAACTTTAAACGCAGGCTGTAACATTTTAGCAGCCATCAATTGAAGAACACTTTTATATGACATTAATGTTGGATATTTGTGACCTCGGATAACCAAAATCAACTTGGTAAACAAGTTTCCACCTATTCCTATATTATGGACTCAGCCCCGCAAATTTTCGCGGAAGGCCGACGTGTGTATTTTTTCTGGCCCACCATAGATACCTGACCCATATAGGCTGAGAGCTACATGCTGATGCGGACATGCACATGAAgattcatatgaaaaagttcATAATTTTGGGATCAAATATCCAAATAAAATTCTAATTGTACtatgttttgattttttttcacagaaaaaaatcttttatatatgtgatatatttttttcaaaaggtGAATAATTGTTCCGCCTTCATAATAAAATTGTTTTAGTATaataattattaaatatatTCAAGTATGGATATTATCATAAGAGATATAGATGGTGTGATCGGAATTTGATTTTAATGTCTATATTAAAAAATAGTATTGCTTTGTATGTTGTAATGGACTTTCTTAGTTTTCTTGGGCTCCATATCAAAGCCCAtcctatttttttctttatgtGATACCAT
This window contains:
- the LOC120696040 gene encoding protein ACCELERATED CELL DEATH 6-like — its product is MVSHLIKLATPTPTRDDDASKKVMEFLEKKNELGETALHGAVRSANTEVIEKLMSTAPGLANVPSDGISPLYLAISLGRLDVAWDMMKKSSNRLSYSGPDGQNVFHIAVFKPEALPTLIQKCKDVKVDIQEGGQTHTESLLLHLTSQRDKNGSTPLHIAASLETWSSCFSRLSEQFWPKPTSPTTQLLDANEFMVYQPDNEGSYPIHVAACNGRLKAVQILLGRFPECATLRDKRGRTFLHVAVEDKRFDIVKFASTGAEFSSILNEQDKQGDTALHLAVQVGVLSIFNILFRNRNVRLDLLNKDGLTPRDLSWINIPQRWYNRKNPRFMIHQSLLHARSAVGFSRPDHFYDKYKKERDETKDYEYITKATEVVGLSSVLVATVTFAAAFTLPGGYRADDHVNGGTPTLYGSYAFDAFIISNTLAFILSLLSSASLLYSGVPSREVSVRRKYYLLSRMLQHASIRSLVAAFSMGMYVVLAPVALRVAIAVWVISFGSLLCGSENMDIWHYLVQANTFRVRFGILAARSQVTPILRIMCTRFWIYIIIFGLPAILKIHGSY